GACTACATGGCATCAGTCTTTCACAGTAGGTTATGCTGTCAGCATATCAATGTGTTTGTTGCCATTGCCAACCTGgttacaaaataacaaaaataggAAGAGATAGTTGAAAGTCATTTTATTTCTTTATTATGGTTATATTAAACATACTTAATGATACATGTATCAGACACAAGCCTAAAATTATCTTAAATAGTGAATTACCATACAGTAGGCCAATCACAGTCTACAAACACAACTCAAATATAAATCAATTTAATAGCAACAGTTTAATAATCGAATTATTGTAGCAAAATTGATCAAGAGTCAATGAAGGAGTTTGAAAATAATATTAGGTTTTCCAAACTCTGATTAGGCCTATAATGTACTTAATAGTATGCCTCTGGTGATTATTTGAACTATAATGTTTGATGATGGCCAGTCAtgtctatacagatgtaggatcttcatttgagacagtttgctacagcaggaaaataatcctgcggcaaccggaaatgtgaattatgtggattataattcaaaTTGATATTTCACATAAGGGAAAATCTAATCTGACATTTCagagtggaaattacaaacttcagaagtctttataaaacctcaaatacactacgaGTTTGTTTTTGATGGGGGGGAAATAGTTTTTTGAAAGGTCTCAAACCAAATCAAAACTGTAGAAATGAAAATGGATGTACATGTATAgactcttcactctgtccagcttgataacagtaaTTGAAACGAAAGCTAGACAGCGAAGAATTCAAGCATTTATGGTCCCTGACTATTTTCTTCAAGCAAATAATACATTTTTAACGCGTCCCTCCGGACCTCAGTGAAGACCGAATGCGGCCCAAGGGCAAAATGAGTTAGACACCACCGGTTTAAATGACAATGTATTACATAAATATCCTTTTCACAAATGCTGCATTCAAACTGAAATAAGTTGTCATACACAGCATCACATACATTTATAATATCACCATGTGGATACATACAGATATACTTTTAAAAATATTAGCCTACCTGTCAAGATAGTTTCATAGATGTGCTTGGACAATACTAATATTTTATATCCTACGGTACTGATAATGGATAAAGACCGATTACATGGGTTACAGTATTTATTTACAGTAGTCTAACTCAACCATTAGGTGGCAGTGTTCATCCACCTCTATTTACAAACGGAACTAAAAGAGGACATACATCATAAGCCTTTATTAATTAATGCATATAAAACATTTATAGATACTACATATACCTGTATAGATGCTAAAATTAGAACAAACTTGCATAAATAAACAACAATTCTCATGAAATCTAAACTAAATTATGTGCAACTGATATTACTCATATTGCACAATTCACCATACATTTCTGATTGCACATAACAGTAGAATTATATAAAACGTattaacaaaaaatgtatcaaatttTACATCCCGACTGAAACCCTACCCAGACATTTTGTAGCCTTCCCAAGTAGGATGTACGTACATGACAtactgtagtagacctgacaCCAAAGTAATACAAGCAGGAATCAAAAGTGCATGAGCATTCAAAACTCCAAAACAGAGACAGGTGGCTCACAGATCAAATCAATTTGTTGATAGATCAACTGTTGACACGATTGAGATAGATGAAGGATATTCATTTGACAAATGTAGCCAACATGTATTCAAGTTTGAGGCTTTAGGAACCTAGTTTCCCCCTCCGTTAAGCCATTATGGCATTGGTCAAACACAGCACTTATTTAGTACAATGTTAAAGTCCTTCCAACACTTTATATCCAGTTTCCCATCTCACAACATTGCCTCATCACTACTGCAAATAACTCCCTCTCCTGGGGCGTATTTAATAAAGGGCAATGTATGTTGATGTAATTCTCTGAACAGTTTGTTACATTTTTATCAGTGCTCTGAGTGTtgtgctctctctgtgtggtagTGTCGCTGTCTCAGACTTCCCTATCATGACATCATTTGTAACCTTGGAAACCCATTGAATAAAGGCCAACACAAGAAATGAGGTTATAGCTTTGGAATGCAGGGTGACCCCCTCCCCGCTGTGAAAGGCAGAGCAGAACAAGGACATCCTACTCTAACCCTCCCTCTTTTCCTGTGTGATTGACAGCCCAATTATTTTGAGACATTGCTCTCTCCTTAAAAGGGTGTTCTCCTACAAAGGATTGCGTCAATTCAAAGCAGTCCATTTGGTCCAGACCGTAGCTAGCAGCAGTATTTTCTCCACATACAAAACAGCTTCTCTGAGGATTTTAAACTGATGATAATTTAACACAACCAAATCTAATCTAGTCCCACTTACCTGTAACATTTGTCAAATTTAAAATAATTAACAAGTGCACTTTGGCATAACTATCGCCTAGAATAAGGTTCATACTATACAGTTAATCAAATTTGGGGTTTGGTTCAAAGCAATAGAggtaaaatacaaaatatatatatagtaatcCTATGtgtattattacagtatattagATGCAGTACCAATGGGAGCTGTGCCATTCTTAATTCTCTAATGATGAAGTGTTAATATATAGCATTCTCTGAAGATTATTTTTACAATACAGTGAATGTGGATTTCTATGTAGATATGAAGTTAGAATGTATAGCATGCTCTTTTTGTGACGTGGTGTGGTTTAATCAGTGTACCTCACTGTTATGTTGGCCCATGTCATGAATTTATAGTGTGGAGATGCAGTGCCAACTTGTGTCATGTGAATACAGTATGCAGTGCATAGAtatgacagtgatgagtggtgtgtcctcctccttccctggCTTTCAGTGCTGTGTCTCCAGCTCCACCACGGTCCAGTCTCCCTGGGGGGAGCTGCCCTGGCTGTCTGGGGAGTAGCTGCTGACAGAGGTGACAGTGGCAGAGGGGGGACTGAGCGGGGGCAGCAGGTTGGGCCACATGCTGCTCTCCAGGGGGCTCAGGGTTCCCCCGCTGCCCACAGGCAGCAGGAGCAGAGGGGGGCAACCCCTGTCCCCGGACAGCAGCAGGGTTTGGTTGATGAGCTGCTGGACGATGTCCACCTTCTTGCTCCAGTCCAGGTCCGTTGGAGGAATGGGACGCTGCCCCTGCTGGCGTGAGTCTGGCCAAGTCTGCTTGGATGTCCACTTCTCCTGCTGCatctttttttccctctctctgttctgctttCTTTCCtgaccctcatcctcctcctcactggTTTCCATGGCCTCATAGATGGTGCATAGCCCAGAGGATGGGGAGAGCATGACTGCAGATGGACTCCtcgactgctgctgctgttgtttctGTTGCTGTCTGAGCTGTTGTTTGAGTTGTTGCTCCAGCTCTAGCTGCCACTGCAGCACCTGGCGGCGGTGTCtgtgctcctgctgctgctgctggagtTGGAGCTGGAGGAGCTCCCGACGCTGCCTTTCCAGCTGCATCTGCTGCTCCTGCCTCAGACACTCCTCCTCCAGCCACTGCCTCTTCTGCCTCTCCTGCTCCTGCCGCTCTCTCAAGTGCTTCTGGTGCTGCTCCAGCCTGCGCAGCTGGCCGTTGGCTACAGCTGCAGACTGGAGGGACCTGGAGGTGGTGTCAGTGGGTCTCCTGTTGCACTGCTGCTCTGCGATGTAGTGGTCGTTCATTACGAGATGAAGAGGAAGCTGGATGTGGTCCTCCTCCCGTAGGCCCACGGGTGGCTCTCTCTGCTTCTGTTGTGACTGGTGGGACTCTTCGGTCTCCGCTTCGTCACTCTTGGGACCTCCTGCTAGACAGTCAAGATAACTTTGGATGTGCGTTAGAGACGCATGCACCAAAAAGGAGGGGTAGGACAGCATCCAGGGCCAGAGGATTCAAGGAGAAGAATCAAAAGGAGTGGAGGGAAGACATAAAGCAAAACGAAGGATGTGCTGAGGGATTGACGTctttacacaaaggaataaagtAAACACAAACAGAAACCTGTCTCGATCAGTTGAAAAAGGACAAATAAATGAAGTGTTTGACCACAGTTTACTATTCTATTATATATTGGCTCATCTAAGTGTTATAACAAACCTACTAGTCGTTGTATTCTGTTATTTTGGGGTATACATTTGTGGTGTGGAAGGACATATCAAATTCTTACTGATCAGACCGTCACATTGAATCTTTGTGTTCTGGCTTCAAATGTCCCCGAGGGTAATAGCGACTGAGTAGTGGAAAACGAGTACAGAGGATGGCATGCATCCTTGACTCATCCTAAATCATCCCTTAACTTATTGGAACATGCAATGACTCATTAACACGACATCTGTCTGATTGGAGTACTTGCCAACATCTATGACCTAATCTAATACATATTACATAACCCATCTACTATATAGACTATCAGTACCAGAGTCAAATGAGGTCTAGAGTTTGTTCTCAAATCATTTGGGAAAAAGGTTATGAAGATGACATTGAGTTGAGGTTGAACTACAATTGTTAAATTGTGGAGACACTTCATGGATTTATCAAcaactaatttgtaagtcgctctggataagagcgtctgctaaatgacttaaatgtaaatgtacagtacatgtctatacatTTAATATAATACGACAATTCAGACAGTTCCTGACATGGGACAGGACATTAGCTAAACAGATGTAACAGCAGTGGCCAATCACATCTTAAATGTAATCGCTTTCCCATATGTGTCTGGTAACCCTGgaaacccagaactaaaatctcACGTAATTGCGTCAGAGTTTAGGTCATTTACATACATTTGCAACCCATTCATATAATGTAATAAAGTGGTGCGCAACATTGTTGGTAATCATTTTGACTTAAGTCTTTGCCCTCAAGATGCTGGCCTGAAACTCAGAACTATATGTAGCCATAATAAGGGATAAAGATCACATGACTAGGAGCAATTAATCTCCCCTGCCTCTATGATCTGGCATTTAACCACCATTAATCCAAATGTGAATTGACACATGAAAAAATGTCCCAGGGAAATATCCCCACATAAAGGCTAGATTGTGATAACATGAAAATTAACATGCAAGACTTGACATGCCAGGGACTAGACAAAGAAAATGGGGAACAAGGGATTAACCATTTTACTTAATAACTAAATCATAAACTACTCTGATGAAAAAGTCTTTGACCAACCATATGTTTTCTTCATATGTGTGGGGTCACCAACATACACCTGACTGCTTTGAAACGCATTCTATCCCACATCAAAAATCAACTCAGCCAATACAAGGATGCCCCTGGGACCTGCTCGGCTAATTACCAAAACGTGTACCTCAACACTGACCATGCCTTACTCAAGGGTAGCCATGGTGTCCCAACAGACACGTACAGTACTATACATGCAACAGAGCGTTCCCAAAGCAACATCATGAGACACCTGTATGTTCATGATGGGCCTACTGTGCAAAATGCCACATCTggctttttttgttttgtttaggaAGACTATAATGGTGCAGAACGTAGGAGAGGAGGAACAAGGGATGCTCTGATTTCAGTACCGACAAACATAGGGATCCAAGGGCTTTCCTTGTCTGGGTTGAGCAGGAGCAGACAGGATGGAGTCGGATCTCTCATCCACTTCAGCTTCTTCTTAAGACACATTCAGGTGGGTGTGGGGTAAtgccattatgtgtgtgtgttgggtggagCATTCAGGAGGATACAGGCAGGTTTCAGCTGCACATCGCAGAGGAAGAGGATGTGAAACCTTCAGGACATACAGTAAAGGGACCCAGGAGGAGGAGTCTTCCCTGGTGTCTGTTTGGGGACTACCACCTACCAAGGACATTTACAAATGTGGTGTTGGTCTGCGTTGAATCCATGGAGGTCAGAGAGTAACATATACATGCTGGAAAACAGGGTATGGGACACCAGGTGGATTGCCTCCTAACCAAAATTCCATTGAGCATCAACACCATTCCACAGATAAAACTTCACTTCCTGGTGGGAAGTGATTCCCATGATGAGGTCAGTGATGTCatttaaatatataaaactgaccTAGACAACAATTGAGACATGCTACGCTAATGGGAAATAACAAGAAACAGGAACAACATGCCTTGCAATGATGTTTAATGGAATTTTGAAAAACCTACTTAGCATGAACCATTCATTTATGAACATCCCTAGTGTATAATGGTTTAATCAGATACAATTTCAATGTTAGTACATGCAAGTTGAAATATCCAATATCACTAAAAGCGTTTCAGTGAGAAAAGCGTTTTCAGTGAGCGTCAATTCTAAATGCAGAGGAATGCAGGTTTTTTCCCCACAAATAGTTGTTAGTTGGTTCTGAAGCACAAATGATCAACTAAGAGAGGCATGAAGCATGACCACTTAAAACAGATGCCCAAAACACACTGTACATGACAACGTTACTTGCCACGATAATCTATGCAGGGAGAGGCAAACTTCCTGCAGGGAAAATTAAAACTAGACAAACTTCAAATCGAACACTCTCATACCGACCTTAAGAAAACTGTAAGGGGAGGAAAGCCATGTTAAATATCTAGCCTTTATTAGATACGAAAATGGTGTTGAAAGCAAAACGACAAACTTGTAAAAAAAGAGAGTAGGATATCTCTACGGTGCAGGATCAAATGGAGCGTGTACATAGGGGAGGGCGGACCAGGTTCCAACTAAACAAgtacaaaaacataataattgaCATTTGTTTGGTAAAAACAGTAGGATAAATAcacatgtaggtagagtccaTTCTCCTTTTACTCCTCCTTTTCTTTTAAGAGCTTTGTCCCAACGGACCAGTCAGTCAATACCCCCTCAGGGGTTACGCAGTGTTACTTAAAAAGAACATTCTAATAGAAAATGGTAGCTAGTAGCTATTGTACATACAGTAGTGCCATACATTCATAACCATAATAGTAGTATGAAAGAGGGAGGCTTCACTGATCTACAGTCTTTTTCTTTCCCCTTGCCTTTTGTTTCCTACCATCATTTGCTTGTTTTTCTAAACCATCTCTAACCCACCTGGAGAGAAAAACTAAGAACAGGGGGGGGAGGGGTGCGAGGGAGAAGGTGCATTCCAGGGGTAGGGACTTATACGTTACCTGCCAGAAAGCTATCAGTCTTATCGCATATAGCAGAGTAGTAGGGTGGCTGGCCCTCGCTGGCCTCCCCGGCATGCTGGGGCCCCAGGCGGAGGGTGTCCTCCAGGGTGTTGACCTCCAGGTCGTCAGCATCAATCTTCCCCCCCAGCATGTAGTGGTGCTGGTCCCCAGGCTGGCCCAGGGGCAGCAGGTCTACAGGGCCTCCCAGCAGCTCCACTGATTGGGCGGCCGCTGCAGGCAGGGTCAGCTCCTTGATGAGGGAGGGGTCCTTGGCCTCCTCGGGCAACTGGTCCTCGTTCTCCAGGGAGAAGATGCCGGGACTCTTACCGCAGCTCTCGGCAGTGGAGTGGGCGTTGGAGTTGGACATGGTGCAGTCAAAGCCGTAAGACGCCACTGAGTTGGCAGACTGGGGCGTGCCGCCACCcccgtcctcctctccttctccggCCGGCACCTCCACCAGCTCCTCTTTTAGGGCAGGCAGGATACAGGCAGACGGTGGGCTGTCGAACTCAGCACGGTCATCCATGGTGACGGGGACATCTGGGTCGTTGATCTGCATCTCACCCTCCATGTCGCTGGCCTCGTCTCccgaggtggagggggaggagggggcagaggcGGGGGCAGTAGGAGGGCCTGCACCCAGGACCTCGTCAGCAGGGAGCgtctcagcctcctcctcctcgtcaccTCGCTCCAGATGGATGCCCAAGTCCTGCTCCAGGTCAGGTTGCACATTGGATGGCACGGGAGTCTGCTGCTTGTCAGAGCGTGACTCCACCCCAGAGCTGCTGTCATAGTCACGGAGCTCCTCGGGAGTGCTGGTTTCACTGCTGCTGTGGACGGCCAGGGCCGTGCCACTCAGGGTGCTGGACTGAGACATGCCCACAGCATGGGGCCCTGGGGGAGCAGAGGCCTCCACTGGGGCAGAGCTCTCCATCTCCTCAGGGGCAGACTGAGGCTCTGAGGGCTGCTCTGACTGGAGCATCAGAGAGGGGGCGCTGAGATCCAACCAGGCCTGGGCAGAGGACTGGGTGGGCGTCTCAGGGCCGTCAGCCCCGTGGTCAGACAGGGGGCTGGAGGCggtgtggggggaggagaggtggggctGGGCCCAGGGGTCAGTGAAGGGGTTTGTCTGACCCCAGGCTGAGGAAGGTGGGATGGGTGAACGGCTAAGGTTATCCAAGCGGTCCTCCTCTGTGTAGTCGTCCTCATCTGCGTTCCCACAGCTCTCCAGTCCACTCTCCGTCACCCCTTCGCTGGGCATTTCCACatcttcatcatcctcctcctcctcatccttctgCTGACACACCTTCCGGTGGTCCACTGCCCGCTCTGAGCTCAAGTCCATATCATCAACATCAACTCGCTCCTCCTCGATGGCCAGGGTCTCCACATCGGGGGAGCACATGAAGGCTCCTTCTCCCTCTGAGCCCTTGAGGCTGGAGTCTACCAGGGCGTCGGAGCTCTGGGTACCCTGCAGCAGGCCCGTGTGCTGGGTGCTGCTCATCTCTGACGACCCCTGCAGGCGGCTGCTCATACTGCTCACATCCTCAGAGTCCATCCCTGACAAGAGGTCATCCCCATGCCAACTGGTGGCACCACCGAAGCCTGCAGGCTTTGCCTCCTCAGAGGGCTGAGAGCTACTCATGTCAAACAGTGATGTCGGCTTGCACACTTTCCtatcctcttcctcatcttcatcttcctcctcctcgatGGCCAGGGTCTCCACATCGAGGGAGCACATGAAGGTCCCTTCTCCTTTGGAGCCCTTGAGGCTGGAGTCTACCAGGGCGTCGGAGCTCTGGGTACCCTGCAGCAGGCCTGTGTGCTGGGTGCTGCTAATCTCCGACGACCCCTGCAGGCGGCTGCTCATACTGCTCACATCCTCAGAGTCCATCCCTGACAAGAGGTCATCCCCATGCCAACTGGTGGCACCACCAAAGCCTGCAGGCTTTGCCTCCTCAGAGGGCTGAGAGCTACTCATGTCAAATAGTGATGTCGGCTTGCACACTTtactatcctcttcctcatcttcctcctcgtTGGCCAGGGTCTCCACATCGAGGGAGCACATGAAGGTCCCTTCTCCCTCGGAGCCCTTGAGGCTGGAGTCTACCAGGGCGTCGGAGCTCTGGGTACCCTGCAGCAGGCCCGTTTGCTGGGTGCTGCTAATCTCTGACGACCCCTGCAGGCGGCTGCTCATACTGCTCACATCCTCAGAGTCCATCCCTGACAAGAAGTCATCCCCATGCCAACTGGTGACACCACCAAAGCCTACAGGCTTTGCCTCCTCAGAGGGCTGAGAGCTACTCATGTCAAATAGTGATGTCGGCTTGCCCACcgtcctctcttcttcctcattGTCATCATTGTCATCATCTTCGTTGATCTCCTCATCTGCCTTCTCCACTGCCTCCTCCTGGtcctgagagggagagaccaggacCCCTGAGGTGAACTCATCCATGGGCTGAGACATCATGCTGAACTCAGGAGGGGCTGAAGAGGAGGGTATGAGGAGGTCCTCCTGCTGCTCATCTGGCTGGACCTTCACCTCCTCCAGGACAGGGCTCTGTGGAGACATGGCAGACTGGTTCTGGGCCCAGGAGTCTGGCTGGACCTTCACCTCCTCCTGGACCGGGCTCTGTGGAGACATGGCAGACTGGTTCTGGGCCCAGGAGTCTGGCTGGACCTTCACCTCCTCCTGGACCGGGCTCTGTGGAGACATGGCAGACTGGTTCTGGGCCCAGGAGTCTGGCTGGACCTTCACCTCCTCCTGGACAGGGCTCTGTGGAGACATGGCAGACTGGTTCTGGGCCCAGGTGTCTGGCTGGACTTTCACCTCCTCCTGGACCGGGCTCTGTGGAGACATGGCAGACTGGTTCTGGGCCCAGGAGTCTGGCTGGACCTTCACCTCCTCCTGGACCGGGCTCTGTGGAGACATGGCAGACTGGTTCTGGGCCCAGGAGTCTGGCTGGAAAATCACCTCCTCCTGGACTGGACTCTGTGGAGCCATGGCAGACTGGCTCTGGGACCTGGGTTCTGGCTGGACGTGCATGTCCAGCAGAGCAGAGGCATTCTGGGGCTCCCTGACCGGGGACATGGGCCCGGTGGGGGAGCATGGCGGAGACATGACCGTGGTGCCCAGGAGAGACACTGTGTCTGCTGGCTCTTCCAGGTGGACCAGGTCCAGCTGAGCTGACAGCTGAGAGATAAAGGCCTCTGGGGCCTCCTTTGGCTGGCTGGCCTGAGGGGGcaccgtctccttctcctctgGGACTGCAGCCACCACTGCTTCTTCTGAGGTTGCCATGGAGACTACAGCAGCCAAGGAAGCTGCAGCTATGGCAGCAGCAACAGCGGCGTCCTGGGTCTCACCAGTTTCAGTCGCGGGCTCTGCCGCCATTGTGGGTTTGGGGCCACGCTTTACTGCCATGGGGGTGTTGCTGCCCACAGTCTTCTTAGGGGTGGAAGCCTTCCCTGCTGGCTTGGTACTAGGGGTCTTGGGGCCAGCACTGACATCCTTTGAAGGCGTAGGCTTGCTTGGCGTCTTCTTGGTGTCTGCGGCCTTGCTGCTGGCAGCCGGCTTCATGGGGGTGGAGTCCGGCTTGGATGCGGAGGCTGATTTGGGAGTCTCAGGTTTGGTGGTCTTGGCTGGTGAGGTACGAGTGAGAGGAGCCGCTGCAGGCTTCTTGGTGGCTGATTTGGTAACATCTAGAGGAAATGTATAACACAAGCTTGTGAAGAGGAAAAGGACAAGGGTTGGAAACTTAATTATGATGAACAAATGATCTAATATTTAATAAAGATATATTTAGAaaaatgtaataacatgtaatgcTAGTAATAAAAAGCTAAACCAAAACTGATGTCCCCTGTTACCTTTCTTGATGGGAGTTTTTGAGGGCTGTGATGTCGGGGTCCGTCCAGCTGAGGGTGTTGTAGAGACGGCTTTGGCAGAGGCTGGTCTGGGAGTGGTGGAGGTGGTTTTAGCCGTGGGGGTGCCAGGCTTGGCTGTGGATGtggagctcttggctgtgctgGCTGTGGCTGGCCTGGCTGCAACAGAGGCAGGGCGAGATCCTGGAGCACCAGTGGCAGGCctgagggagaacaggagagcgGTGGGGTCAGAATCACTGAGCACAGCTTTCAAACCAGGGGGGTCATCTACCAGACACCATGAATCAGTATTTCTGTAGAGGTGATAAAATGTCGAAATGGAGACGTGACTGCGAGGGCTATttatataaatacaaataaagcGACACTAAATTAACACCAATGTTTAAACAGACTCATTTGCATCGTCAAGCGAACGTTAGGTCCCTTGAGTTCCACATGCTGGTAACCCCTGGGCCATAAATCACAGAGCAAGAGGCCCTGTCGACTGTATTCACAAGTCATTCTGTTACGTCACTTCTACAGCCCTGCCAGACACTAGACTTCCTCAGGAACACAACACAGAGAGGTCATAAACCAAGTGACGACGGAGAAAACACAACAAGAACACGAGAGGACGAAGAGGAGTCAACTTCCATTCACTCCTCATCTCTTCAATGCCTGGAGTGGCTGGCCCCGACAGGGCTAATACAGTAACTCACCCAGTCAACCCAGTCGTCACAACACCCTGAGGCATCTGAAGCAGTGCAGCCTGGGAGATAAGTCACACCACACATACAGAGTGGAGTGGAGCGCACCGCACCCCCCCGCTACATCCATCCCACCTCTCCTGACATGAGGGTAATGTGCACTCTGGTCAAGTAGCTTCCACGTCAGGCCAGTGCAAAGTAGCCGACATGCAGTGACACAGTCGTGCGATCTCGTTAGCCTACGCTACACTGCACCACCGCCTCTAAATAAAGAACAGAGTTAACATCGGCGGCGGGGAGAGGGAAGATCGCTGGGGTCATGTTCATCTTTAATTCAGACGGAGCACAGAAATAACTTGCTCAAATCCCTGTTGGAACTATGGATGGAGTTAAAAGCATATTTTGTTGTACAAGAGCAAACGCTGCCAGTTTTTACATGGCAAGGAAACCCAGAGTGCCACGCACACCCTGTCAAGTGTAGGCCTGATGGAACACACTGCCTGTCTGGTAACATCTAGCCTCGACATGATGTCCACTGGACACTAGCAATGGATTACAGCCATGCACAGCTTCCTTCCCTGTACAGTATGAGTTGTCATACATAGGTAGAGAATGAAGAGCGGtgaagagggagggaagcagcTGATGACCCTGTACAGTATGAGTTGTCATACataggtagagaaagaagagcgGTGAAGAGGGGGGGAAGCAGCTGATGACCCTGTACAGTATGAGTTGTCATACATAGGTAGAGAATGAAGAGCGGtgaagagggagggaagcagcTGATGACCCTGTACAGTATGAGTTGTCATACataggtagagaaagaagagcgGTGAAGAGGGGGGGAAGCAGCTGATGACCCTGTACAGTATGAGTTGTCATACATAGGTAGAGAATGAAGAGCGGtgaagagggagggaagcagcTGATGACCCTGTACAGTATGAGTTGTCATACataggtagagaaagaagagcgGTGAAGAGGGGGGAAGCAGCTGATGACCCTGTACAGTATGAGTTGTCATACATAGGTAGAGAATGAAGAGtggtgaagagggagggaagcagcTGATGACCCTGTACAGTATGAGTTGTCATACataggtagagaaagaagagcgGTGAAGAGGGGGGGAAGCAGCTGATGATCCTGTACAGTATGAGTTGTCATACATAGGTAGAGAATGAAGAGtggtgaagagggagggaagcagcTGATGATCCTGTACAGTATGAGTTGTCATACATAGGTAGAGAATGAAGAGCGGtgaagagggagggaagcagcTGATGATCCTGTACAGTATTAGTTGTCATACATAGGTAGAGAATGAAGA
The sequence above is a segment of the Oncorhynchus gorbuscha isolate QuinsamMale2020 ecotype Even-year linkage group LG16, OgorEven_v1.0, whole genome shotgun sequence genome. Coding sequences within it:
- the LOC123999082 gene encoding mucin-5AC-like: MKPDGVATAAMEPMEALDADPVNEPVVMGEEPNQAAPAPQTEGVGQQGEMGQGEPHPEPAQVAPTKTGNSKAAADPKAKTKAPAAKTKPGTTTTIKTAAGPGSRPNTAQSRLTNGVSKPHANGVAKKTTTGAPEKTTPKRPVGTAVAPTTKTTAKVGEKKPAGTTRPASAPAATNGVKATTGTAAKKTPAAPTNGVKATTTAAKKPTAPRPVSAATTKPSTAAAPKPDRPPVSKTTRPATGAPGSRPASVAARPATASTAKSSTSTAKPGTPTAKTTSTTPRPASAKAVSTTPSAGRTPTSQPSKTPIKKDVTKSATKKPAAAPLTRTSPAKTTKPETPKSASASKPDSTPMKPAASSKAADTKKTPSKPTPSKDVSAGPKTPSTKPAGKASTPKKTVGSNTPMAVKRGPKPTMAAEPATETGETQDAAVAAAIAAASLAAVVSMATSEEAVVAAVPEEKETVPPQASQPKEAPEAFISQLSAQLDLVHLEEPADTVSLLGTTVMSPPCSPTGPMSPVREPQNASALLDMHVQPEPRSQSQSAMAPQSPVQEEVIFQPDSWAQNQSAMSPQSPVQEEVKVQPDSWAQNQSAMSPQSPVQEEVKVQPDTWAQNQSAMSPQSPVQEEVKVQPDSWAQNQSAMSPQSPVQEEVKVQPDSWAQNQSAMSPQSPVQEEVKVQPDSWAQNQSAMSPQSPVLEEVKVQPDEQQEDLLIPSSSAPPEFSMMSQPMDEFTSGVLVSPSQDQEEAVEKADEEINEDDDNDDNEEEERTVGKPTSLFDMSSSQPSEEAKPVGFGGVTSWHGDDFLSGMDSEDVSSMSSRLQGSSEISSTQQTGLLQGTQSSDALVDSSLKGSEGEGTFMCSLDVETLANEEEDEEEDSKVCKPTSLFDMSSSQPSEEAKPAGFGGATSWHGDDLLSGMDSEDVSSMSSRLQGSSEISSTQHTGLLQGTQSSDALVDSSLKGSKGEGTFMCSLDVETLAIEEEEDEDEEEDRKVCKPTSLFDMSSSQPSEEAKPAGFGGATSWHGDDLLSGMDSEDVSSMSSRLQGSSEMSSTQHTGLLQGTQSSDALVDSSLKGSEGEGAFMCSPDVETLAIEEERVDVDDMDLSSERAVDHRKVCQQKDEEEEDDEDVEMPSEGVTESGLESCGNADEDDYTEEDRLDNLSRSPIPPSSAWGQTNPFTDPWAQPHLSSPHTASSPLSDHGADGPETPTQSSAQAWLDLSAPSLMLQSEQPSEPQSAPEEMESSAPVEASAPPGPHAVGMSQSSTLSGTALAVHSSSETSTPEELRDYDSSSGVESRSDKQQTPVPSNVQPDLEQDLGIHLERGDEEEEAETLPADEVLGAGPPTAPASAPSSPSTSGDEASDMEGEMQINDPDVPVTMDDRAEFDSPPSACILPALKEELVEVPAGEGEEDGGGGTPQSANSVASYGFDCTMSNSNAHSTAESCGKSPGIFSLENEDQLPEEAKDPSLIKELTLPAAAAQSVELLGGPVDLLPLGQPGDQHHYMLGGKIDADDLEVNTLEDTLRLGPQHAGEASEGQPPYYSAICDKTDSFLAGNV